The nucleotide sequence TTGACATCGATGATTTTGACGGAGACCTTGTAGCCGCAGCCAAATCATTTGGAGCAGACGCCATCTCGCCTGTGCACGGCTTTCCGCAGAACGGAGCTGTTACAGAGGATGGGTATGAACCCTATGTGACAAAAGAAATGGTGGATCGTGCACACAATGCAGGAATGCAGGTTATTCCTTGGACAGTAAATGACTTTCCCACAATGAACAAACTCATTGAAGACGGTGTGGACGGGATGATTACAGACTATCCTGACCGTTTGCGGAGCGTCATGGAAGATCGCGGGTACAAGCTTCCGAAATCGTATAAGACGCCAAAAAATGAATGATGCACATTCGGCAGTCCTGAAGAATTGGGTTGCTTTTTTCTGCGGTGTTTTGGGAAAGCAAGGGCAGGGAGGTGTGATTGTGTAAACCTTTGCAAGCCGCAGTATACAGATTGTAGGGAGGCGCGATTCTCGGGAATGACATTTTTTTCGTAGATTCGTTGATAAATACCTCTTTTTCTAGCAAGGTCCTGGGCATTCGTCAGTTAATTTGCGGTCCTGGACTATGTAAGTCAACTAAATCCGTAACGGCACGGATGCGCTTATCCTGGCGGGGTTCGTTACTACCGACAATCCGGCGAATACATCCAGCTTCAATCGAATTACAACCAACAATTCTTGCGCTACAACCAACTTTCCTTTTTTTACTACCACCTCCCCATTTAACACACAAATACCTCTTTTTCTAGCAAGATCCTGAGCATTCGTCAGTTGATTTACGGTCCTCGACTATATAAGTCAACTAAATCCGTGACGGCACGGATCCGCTCATCCGGTCAGGGTGTGTTACTACCGACAATCCGAAGAATACATCCAGCTTCATTCGGTTTACTACCAACAATCCATGCGTTACAACCAACTTTCCTTGTTTTACTACCAACCCCCTTTTTAAGACATAAATACCTCTTTTTCTAGCAAGATCCTGAGCATTTGTCAGTTAATTTGCGGTCCTGGATTATGTAAGTCAACTAAATTCGTGACGGCACGAATCCGCACATCCGGGCAGGGTGCGTTACTACCGGTAATCCGACGAATACATCCAGCTTCATTCGATTTACTACGAACAATCATTGCATAACTACCAACTTTCCTAATATTACTACCAACCCCTCTTTTCAGTATTAGAGGGCAGTGAAAATGCATCCCTATAAAACAGAGTTCGTGAATTACAGGTGAAAAAAGTCACAAGAAGTCCATGTAACATGAAAAAGCAACCAGTTAAGGGAAATTATACAGATACTCTTTTTCATCTGCTGAGATTATACTATTCTAGTTGATCTCATACTATTTTACTAGGACTGGGGAAGAAGCCATGAAACTCATATTATCGTTCTTATTGACTATAGCTGCAAGCTTTTTTCTGGTGCCGGCAGGAGCATTTGCGATAGAACCGGATGAACCTGATTTCGAAGCGCATTTGAAAGAGATCGGATGGGAGAAAAAGGACTACTTAAACTATCTTGAAGGCAAAGGGTGGTCATTTGCTGATTTTGAATCGGCTGATGAATTGGGGACACCTCTTACTGTAGAATCAATTTTGGAAATGATGGATACATATGAATTGACCCGCGGGCAGCTGAACGAGCTGCTTAGTGAAAACGGTGACATCGAAGAGGGGCAGGATGTTCTGGAAGGGACGTATCTTATTTTTGCTGAAGATGTGGACATGTATGTTGATTTTTACATGAATGGATGGGAAGGAACGCCTATAGATGAGAAGAATCTGGCAGAACTTCTGGGCGTTTACGGATTCCAATCAAGAGAAGAACTTGAGCAGTTTTTAAGAGAACATGATGACTCAATCGAACACTATGAGTACATTGAAGATCTTGATTATTCGCTTGATTTTTATATTAACGGTTCCGAAGCGGAGGATGCCATTTCGGATCTGTTTTCTGAAATAGGGTTGACCCATGAAGAGATAGAAGCGATTTTCAACTTTCTTTCTACGTTGGAACTTGATGATCCTGTGATTGAAGAGGAAATGATTGAGCTCAGCGAGAGAATGATGGAATTTGAAGAGTTTGAGTCATTGAACGATCTGTCGGCTGAGCAAATGGCGGAGCTTCTGGACATTTTTAAAAGCATGCTTGATCTTCTGCAGATCAATACAGATTATTATATAGTGAAGGACGGCAACATGAAGCCGGTATCTTTAAAAAGCATTCTTACAGTTAATGTAGAGAAAGGCTCCCGTCTGCTTATTAAACTTTCAAACCTGCAGGAGGAGTTACTGGCAGATATTCTTGTAACGGCTGAAATGTTTGGTTCAGATTTGATTCAGGAAACAGGGGGAGATTTAATGAAAGCCAATCAAATCGTAAATGAACATCCAGCATATTCAAAACCTGTCAGTGAAAACAAGCCAATAAGCAAGACCGTAAAAGGCGGAGAGCTCCCTGAAACCTCAACCGGTGCTGCAGGATACGTACTTGCAGGTATGGTGCTGATTCTTGCAGGAAGCTGGTTTTTACGCAAATACAACATGCAATCCAGGCAGTCATGAAAAAAAGAAATCTCTTCCTGCTTGTTTCTGCTCTTCTAATAAGCAGCGGAATATGGCTTATGACAACAAATGCCGGCACCATGGCAAAGGGGTATTTTCTTTATAGAACCAGTTTAGAACCAAAGGCAGAGAATTTCCCGAAAAACAAAGCTGAAAAACAGACAGCTGCAGCTGAGGATCTTCTCTATCCCAAAAGACCTGAAGCAGGCGAGCAAATAGGTAATCTTTCCATTCCAAAGCTTGAAGCAAACCTCCCCATTTACCACGGAACGGCTGAAGAAGAATTAGAACAGGGAGTCGGTCACTACGCCGGAAGTGTACTGCCTGGTGAAAAGGACAACTCTGTTCTATCCGGCCACAGGGACACTGTCTTTCGAAATCTCGGAGAATTTGGAAAAGGGGATCTTCTCATTGTGACCACATCTGCAGGAGAATTCACTTATAAAGTGAGGCAGGTCCGGATTGTTGACAAAGATGACCGCACCGTCATTGTGCCGAAACCAAAAGCAGTCCTTACGCTTTCAACCTGCTATCCGTTTGCCTTCGCGGGGCCAGCACCTGAGCGTTATATCCTTATTTCAGACCTGCTTGCTGCAAAATAACATGTGAATGGCGCGCCTCCACGAAAAGGCGCGTCTTTTTTGCATTCCAACTGACCATAAAAGCTGAATGTATGGTATTGTTTAGGAGAATAAGGAGCAAAGGAGAATCCTCATGCTTACTATAAAAAAAATTCTCCGTTACTTAAAGGGCTCTGGGAGAGGGCGCTGACGAACGTCACCCGGAACTATGGAAATAAGAATTATATATTTTCTGCCTGCTAATTTGTAACGATATCCTTCTTAAAAACGTCATATGTTTAAGGGGGATTTTTATGAAGAAACTCTTATTGGCAATTGTTTTAATTCTATCCGGCTGTTCTATGGAGCCAAAATATCTGAGCGAATTTTATTCAGGTACACTGGATGAAGTAACAAAAGCCGTCATCACGGACGGCAGTTCAGGATATAGAAAAACAATCAGCGATCAAAAAGAGATAAAAGAATTGATGAACAGGATGCAAAATGTCACCTTCATTCAAGAAGAGAATCAGGAGGACCGCTCAGGATTCAGGTATGCCATTGCATTCTTTGAAGGCGAAACACAAACGTTTCATTTCTCTTTAAATGAAGTAGATGGAACCTATTATCAAACAGAGCCTGATCTCTATCCTCTTATTGATGATTTTTATAAAAAGCTTCCAGAAGAAGAGGAAGCTATTTTCCAATAGAACTTCAGAATTAGGGTGAAGATTGCCCGTTCGGCACACTCCAAAGACCAACATCTGCGCTTCCGGTCTCAACAAAGTGTTGTTGTCTGCCTGCTCAAGAATATGGGCAGTCCAGCCGGTCATCCGGGCAGCAGTGAAGACCGGCGTAAAAAGGTCAGCGCTCATGTTCATGGATTTCATGATGGCTGCAGCATAAAATTCAACATTTGTATATAACGCTCTTCCTGGTTTCAGCTCCGACAGAATGTTTATCGATGCTTCCTCCACTTTCAAAGAAAGATTCAGCCATTCATCATCTCCCGCTTCTGAAAGCAAAACCGCTTTCAGTGCTTTTGCCCGGGGATCCCGGGTTTTATAGCCTCTGTGCCCAAACCCCATTAACCGTTCTCCTCTGCACACTTTCTGCCTGATTAATTCTTCAATATCGCTGCTATTTGCCGCTTCAGCCAAAAAGGATAGAACCTCAGAAGGCGCTCCTCCGTGAAGAGGCCCTTTCATCGTGCCGATTGCAGATGTTACGGCTGAATGGAAGTCTGACATCGTTGATGCCGTGACCCTGGCAGAGAAAGCTGATGCGTGTTTCAGCTGCCGTTACTCCTTTTAAACC is from Bacillus sp. FSL H8-0547 and encodes:
- a CDS encoding processed acidic surface protein encodes the protein MKLILSFLLTIAASFFLVPAGAFAIEPDEPDFEAHLKEIGWEKKDYLNYLEGKGWSFADFESADELGTPLTVESILEMMDTYELTRGQLNELLSENGDIEEGQDVLEGTYLIFAEDVDMYVDFYMNGWEGTPIDEKNLAELLGVYGFQSREELEQFLREHDDSIEHYEYIEDLDYSLDFYINGSEAEDAISDLFSEIGLTHEEIEAIFNFLSTLELDDPVIEEEMIELSERMMEFEEFESLNDLSAEQMAELLDIFKSMLDLLQINTDYYIVKDGNMKPVSLKSILTVNVEKGSRLLIKLSNLQEELLADILVTAEMFGSDLIQETGGDLMKANQIVNEHPAYSKPVSENKPISKTVKGGELPETSTGAAGYVLAGMVLILAGSWFLRKYNMQSRQS
- a CDS encoding class D sortase, which codes for MKKRNLFLLVSALLISSGIWLMTTNAGTMAKGYFLYRTSLEPKAENFPKNKAEKQTAAAEDLLYPKRPEAGEQIGNLSIPKLEANLPIYHGTAEEELEQGVGHYAGSVLPGEKDNSVLSGHRDTVFRNLGEFGKGDLLIVTTSAGEFTYKVRQVRIVDKDDRTVIVPKPKAVLTLSTCYPFAFAGPAPERYILISDLLAAK
- a CDS encoding citrate/2-methylcitrate synthase encodes the protein MKHASAFSARVTASTMSDFHSAVTSAIGTMKGPLHGGAPSEVLSFLAEAANSSDIEELIRQKVCRGERLMGFGHRGYKTRDPRAKALKAVLLSEAGDDEWLNLSLKVEEASINILSELKPGRALYTNVEFYAAAIMKSMNMSADLFTPVFTAARMTGWTAHILEQADNNTLLRPEAQMLVFGVCRTGNLHPNSEVLLENSFLFFWKLFIKIINKRIEIRLCLIIGSIYFI